The stretch of DNA GTGATTCTGGGCGACGTGAATCCAGGTGTAGAAATCGTGGCGGGCGGGGACGTGATCGTGATGGGCGCTTTGCGGGGCGTGGTGCATGCCGGATTCGGCGGCCACGAGGGAGCCATCGTGTGGGGGCGGCCGATTGCCAGCCCACAGATCCGGATTGGGAACGCGGTGGCCCGCGCCCCGGAAGGCAGTTCACTGAGCAACATGCGGCGCATGGAGGGGCATGAGGGCGCGGAACTGGCCCGCCTGCAAGACGGCGTGATCGTGATAGACGCGCAAAAATAACGAGAACACAGCGGCCTGCACGCGCTTTGTAACGCCTTTCTGCGAGCTGCGGCCTCTATCCTGTATACTGGCCTTCAGAATTCCTCGATTGAGGGGTGGGTGATTTGCCCACCTTTTTTCGTGGAGGGGGTGGTTTTCAGGCCGCAACACTGGCCGACACAATATGAATAACAACGCAGCCGACAACACCAGTGACCACTTAGCCGACAATCCATACGATCAGCCCTTAGCACCCGCAAGTGCGGGTCAGAAGGAAGCCAATCACAAGTTGCAGGCCATCGCACAGGCAGCGGTGGATCATCTGGGCTTAGAGGTCTTGGAAGTCCAGATGCAGAACATGGGCGGGCAACCCATCGTGCTGGTCAGGATTGACCGCTTAGACGAGCAGCCCGTGACCATGTCTGATCTGACGAAGGCGAGCCGCGCCGCCGAAGCGGAGTTTGACCGCCTTGACCCGATTGCCAGCGAATACCGCTTGGAATTCGAGTCGCCGGGGGCCAAACGACCCTTGATTACGGCCCGACACTTCGAACGCATGTTGGGCCTGAAAGCCCGTGTGCGCGGCGAAGGACAGGCGTTTACTGCGCCGATCAAGAGTGTGGACGGCGATCAGGTGACGTTCGAGGTGTCCGGAGAAGACGTGACCCTCAAGGTGGGCACTTTTCAGGGCAACCTCGCCGAGTTCCCGGATCGTCACCGATGAGCCACCCTCCATTCAAGTTCAATAAGGAAGCGTGATATGACCCAACCGGAATTTAACTTTGCGGACGCGCTGCGTGAAGTGGCGCAGGCCCGCAACATCAACGAAATGCAGTTGATCGA from Deinococcus sp. QL22 encodes:
- the rimP gene encoding ribosome maturation factor RimP, which encodes MNNNAADNTSDHLADNPYDQPLAPASAGQKEANHKLQAIAQAAVDHLGLEVLEVQMQNMGGQPIVLVRIDRLDEQPVTMSDLTKASRAAEAEFDRLDPIASEYRLEFESPGAKRPLITARHFERMLGLKARVRGEGQAFTAPIKSVDGDQVTFEVSGEDVTLKVGTFQGNLAEFPDRHR